A window of Mangifera indica cultivar Alphonso chromosome 11, CATAS_Mindica_2.1, whole genome shotgun sequence contains these coding sequences:
- the LOC123229280 gene encoding pentatricopeptide repeat-containing protein At1g12300, mitochondrial-like isoform X3, translated as MFLKTSLVSSKSSFNVRFSSSSILSSVSQNQHTKSPPKHISTLKHHSQLYNFLRVNCRSGNFSLDEAFDSFNYMIHMHPIPAMSSFSILFSALVKKKHFDQLLVMYTRFISAGLLPDFFILNILIDCLRKMARDSDGFVVLGSIFRRGFYPNALTFNNLINGLCMAGKIKKAIEFFRKMVSVGCRPDVVTVGTLITGLCRTGNVTVALQLFEEMNNGNGEFGVICKPDIVCYTTIIDGLCKYGLVDKAKKLFSVMKTKGINPDVITYTTLIYGLCNTSNWEEAKTLFIEMLEEGVKPNVVTFNVVIDKFCINGKMDEANGLFQLMINRGVSPNTRTYNRFLSGFCLAGQIDDARRLFDSMASVGCKPDVFSYNILMEGLCLTNKIDDAKELLASMLSMGCTPDVVSYNTLINWYCKNRKIDEALNLYEEMTSVGVRPNVFAYNTLLSGLFRNGNVRHAKMLFGKMQLSNLPPDLFTYSILIDGYCKNGCVLEAVELYYTLINRNIQPDITTFNCLINGLCKTGRLNIAWEMFNGFCKEGKLEMNNETLKVVELLHKMKERNVKPDASIGSIILDLLGKHEDYREVLNLLPSFSTQEPTGC; from the exons atgtttcttaaaacttcacttgtttcttcaaaatcatctttcaatgttagattttcatcttcatctattctttcttcagtttcccaaaatcaacacacaaaatcacCACCCAAACACATCTCCACTCTTAAGCACCATtctcaactttataatttccttcGTGTAAACTGCAGGTCAGGTAACTTTTCTCTTGATGAAGCTTTTGATtccttcaattatatgattcatatgCACCCAATTCCTGCTATGTCTTCCTTCagtattttgttttctgcacttgttaagaaaaaacattttgatcaaCTTCTTGTGATGTACACGAGATTCATTTCAGCTGGGTTGTTGCcggatttctttattttgaatattttaattgattgcttAAGAAAAATGGCACGCGATTCTGATGGTTTTGTAGTTCTTGGGAGTATTTTTAGGAGGGGTTTTTACCCAAACGCTTTGACTTTTAACAATCTGATTAATGGTCTTTGTATGGCGGGCAAGATTAAGAAGGccattgaattttttaggaaaatggTTTCGGTTGGTTGTAGACCGGATGTGGTTACAGTTGGGACTTTGATTACTGGGTTGTGTAGAACTGGTAATGTCACTGTTGCCCTtcagttgtttgaagaaatgaataacGGGAATGGTGAATTTGGTGTCATTTGTAAGCCTGATATTGTTTGCTATACTACAATTATTGATGGTCTTTGCAAATATGGGTTAGTAGACAAGGCAAAGAAACTGTTTTCAGTAATGAAGACCAAGGGCATTAATCCAGACGTGATTACTTACACCACTCTAATTTATGGTTTGTGTAATACATCTAATTGGGAGGAGGCTAAAACTTTGTTTATAGAGATGTTGGAGGAAGGTGTAAAACCTAATGTGGTGACATTTAACGTGGTAATTGATAAGTTCTGTATCAATGGAAAGATGGACGAAGCCAATGGGTTGTTCCAACTAATGATTAATAGAGGTGTTAGTCCCAACACAAGAACTTATAACAGATTTTTGAGTGGTTTTTGCTTGGCAGGTCAAATTGATGATGCTAGAAGGCTATTTGATTCCATGGCAAGTGTGGGGTGTAAGCCTGATGTTTTTAGCTACAATATTTTGATGGAGGGTTTAtgcttgacaaataaaattgatgatgccaAGGAACTTTTAGCCTCAATGTTGAGTATGGGATGCACACCTGATGTAGTTAGCTACAATACTCTGATCAATTGGTAttgcaagaatcgaaaaattgatGAAGCCTTGAATCTTTATGAGGAAATGACTTCCGTGGGAGTTAGGCCAAATGTTTTTGCTTATAATACCTTGCTATCTGGGCTTTTTAGGAACGGTAATGTCAGACATGCAAAAATGCTATTTGGTAAGATGCAACTTAGTAATTTGCCTCCCGACTTATTTACGTATAGTATTCTTATTGATGGTTATTGCAAAAATGGTTGTGTTTTGGAGGCTGTTGAACTGTACTACACTTTAATAAATCGAAACATTCAACCTGACATCACAACTTTCAATTGTCTCATTAATGGGTTGTGCAAAACAGGGAGACTCAATATTGCTTGGGAAATGTTCA ATGGATTTTGTAAGGAAGGAAAGTTAGAAATG AATAATGAGACTTTAAAAGTGGTGGAacttcttcacaaaatgaaagagagaaatgtgaaaCCAGATGCATCCATAGGTTCAATAATATTAGATTTACTGGGAAAGCATGAAGATTATCGTGAAGTCCTGAATTTGCTACCATCCTTTTCAACCCAAGAACCAACAGGATGTTGA